In Actinobacillus indolicus, a single genomic region encodes these proteins:
- the rsxC gene encoding electron transport complex subunit RsxC, protein MQADVLSRIREGKLWDFPGGIHPPEMKKQSNQKPIRSLHLPKFFYVPVLQHSGMAGDVIVQQGDLVLKGQALTKGDNYRQLPVHSPTSGKVIAIQPHVSSHPSGLPELTIVIETDGEDKWIERQPVDDFLSLTSDQIIQKVYQAGIAGLGGAVFPTSHKLHFADKRCKLLIINGAECEPYITCDDRLMQDYADEMIEGVRILRYVLRPEEVVIAIEDNKPKAIQAVEKALKGANDISVRVIPTKYPSGASDQLVQVLTGLEIPQGKRTIEMGIVMHNVGTAFAVKRAVMDDEPLIERVVTLTGDKIRNKGNVWARLGTPILHLLEQVDYQADERFPVFLGGPMMGFILPSLQSPITKTANCIIAPDHFEYAPPEPERSCIRCSSCSDACPVGLLPQQLYWFARAEDHDKSKEYHLDACIECGVCAYVCPSYIPLIQYFRQEKAKIQEVDQKAKQAEEAKIRFEAREARLNKEKEARTARIQQAAEKRREEVANSQGEDPVKAALERLKAKKAETATPVQTKANGEPDNSELMAQRKARRLAKQAEEAQQAVVSDENVAKSEVAEDPRKAAVAAALARAKAKKEAQQAVTSDENVAKAEVIEDPRKAAVAAALARAKAKKEAQQAAVSDENVAKAEVVEDPRKAAVAAALARAKAKKEAQQAVISDENGAKTEVAEDPRKAAVAAAIARAKAKKEVQQAVTSDENSAESKVAEEPKKAAVAAALARAKAKKEAQQAVVSDENVAKTEVAEEPRKAAVAAAIARAKAKKEAQQQNL, encoded by the coding sequence ATGCAAGCTGATGTATTAAGCCGTATTCGTGAAGGGAAATTATGGGATTTCCCCGGTGGTATCCACCCGCCTGAAATGAAAAAACAGTCGAACCAAAAGCCGATCCGTTCGTTACATCTGCCAAAATTTTTCTACGTTCCTGTATTGCAACATTCGGGAATGGCAGGGGACGTGATTGTTCAGCAAGGGGATTTGGTGCTGAAAGGGCAAGCCCTGACGAAAGGGGATAACTATCGCCAACTGCCTGTTCACAGCCCGACTTCGGGAAAAGTGATCGCTATTCAGCCCCACGTTTCGTCACACCCGTCCGGCTTACCCGAATTAACCATTGTGATTGAAACGGACGGCGAAGATAAGTGGATCGAACGTCAGCCAGTTGATGATTTTTTAAGCCTAACAAGCGATCAGATTATTCAGAAAGTTTACCAAGCAGGGATCGCTGGCTTAGGTGGTGCGGTATTCCCGACATCACATAAATTACATTTTGCCGATAAACGCTGTAAGTTATTGATTATTAACGGTGCAGAGTGCGAGCCTTATATCACTTGTGATGATCGTTTAATGCAAGATTATGCTGATGAGATGATCGAAGGTGTGCGGATTTTACGCTATGTGCTTCGCCCTGAAGAAGTGGTGATCGCCATTGAAGACAACAAACCGAAAGCAATACAAGCGGTCGAAAAGGCGTTAAAAGGTGCAAATGATATTAGCGTGAGAGTGATCCCGACCAAATATCCGTCGGGAGCAAGCGATCAGTTGGTGCAAGTGCTGACAGGGCTGGAAATTCCGCAAGGCAAACGGACTATCGAGATGGGCATTGTGATGCACAATGTCGGCACAGCTTTTGCGGTAAAACGTGCGGTAATGGACGATGAGCCGTTAATTGAGCGAGTGGTGACGCTAACGGGTGATAAAATCCGCAACAAAGGCAACGTGTGGGCAAGGCTCGGTACGCCGATTTTGCATTTGCTTGAACAGGTGGATTATCAAGCGGACGAACGTTTCCCTGTCTTTTTGGGCGGACCGATGATGGGCTTTATTCTGCCGTCACTACAATCGCCGATAACCAAAACGGCAAACTGTATTATCGCTCCTGATCACTTTGAATATGCACCACCAGAACCAGAGCGGAGCTGTATTCGCTGTTCAAGCTGTTCTGATGCTTGCCCTGTGGGTTTGTTACCGCAACAACTTTATTGGTTTGCCCGTGCGGAAGATCATGATAAATCAAAGGAATACCATTTAGATGCTTGTATAGAATGCGGTGTGTGTGCCTATGTTTGCCCGAGTTATATTCCGCTGATCCAATATTTCCGCCAAGAAAAAGCCAAGATCCAAGAAGTTGATCAAAAAGCGAAACAGGCAGAAGAAGCGAAGATCCGTTTTGAAGCGCGTGAAGCGCGTTTAAATAAAGAGAAAGAAGCTCGCACGGCACGTATTCAACAAGCGGCAGAAAAACGCCGTGAAGAAGTGGCAAATAGCCAAGGGGAAGATCCAGTTAAAGCGGCACTTGAACGCTTGAAAGCGAAAAAAGCAGAAACGGCTACCCCTGTTCAAACCAAAGCCAACGGTGAGCCAGATAACAGCGAATTGATGGCACAACGTAAGGCAAGACGCTTGGCGAAACAGGCGGAAGAAGCGCAGCAAGCGGTGGTTTCCGATGAAAATGTTGCAAAATCTGAAGTTGCAGAAGACCCAAGAAAAGCAGCAGTTGCGGCAGCGCTAGCGAGAGCAAAAGCGAAGAAAGAAGCACAACAAGCGGTGACTTCTGATGAAAATGTTGCAAAAGCTGAAGTCATAGAAGATCCAAGAAAAGCAGCAGTTGCGGCAGCCTTAGCCAGAGCAAAAGCGAAGAAAGAAGCACAACAAGCGGCGGTTTCCGATGAAAATGTTGCAAAAGCTGAAGTCGTAGAAGACCCACGTAAAGCAGCAGTTGCGGCAGCGTTAGCCAGAGCAAAAGCGAAGAAAGAAGCACAACAAGCGGTGATTTCCGATGAAAATGGTGCAAAAACTGAAGTCGCAGAAGATCCGAGAAAAGCAGCAGTTGCAGCAGCGATTGCAAGAGCAAAGGCGAAGAAAGAAGTACAACAAGCGGTGACGTCTGACGAAAATTCTGCAGAATCCAAAGTTGCAGAAGAGCCAAAAAAAGCGGCAGTTGCGGCAGCCTTAGCCAGAGCAAAAGCGAAAAAAGAAGCACAACAAGCGGTGGTTTCCGATGAAAATGTTGCAAAAACTGAAGTTGCAGAAGAACCACGCAAAGCGGCAGTTGCAGCAGCGATTGCAAGGGCGAAGGCGAAAAAAGAGGCTCAACAACAAAATCTATAA
- a CDS encoding trimeric intracellular cation channel family protein: MNELFPPFPWSFLFIQDLIGTIVFAISGAIAARQHKMDIFGMFVLAFVTGVGGGTLRDVMIGSTPVFWMKQPIYVLMISVAVVIVAILKNQIDRDYWKKGLLIFDAIGLGVFTVIGVQKGLDFGLHPLICVALGGVTGCFGGLIRDILRNEVPIILQKEVYVTASLVGGIIFILFRDAGFESNWIDVATVTTVIAIRMLTIKFNMHLPKI, encoded by the coding sequence ATGAACGAATTATTTCCCCCATTTCCGTGGTCGTTTTTGTTTATTCAAGACTTGATTGGTACTATTGTTTTTGCGATTTCAGGGGCGATTGCAGCACGTCAGCACAAGATGGATATTTTTGGTATGTTTGTGTTAGCTTTTGTAACGGGCGTGGGCGGTGGAACTTTGCGTGATGTGATGATCGGCAGTACCCCTGTGTTTTGGATGAAACAGCCGATTTATGTGTTGATGATTTCGGTGGCGGTGGTGATTGTGGCGATTTTGAAAAATCAGATCGACCGTGATTATTGGAAAAAAGGCTTGTTGATTTTTGATGCGATTGGCTTGGGTGTGTTTACCGTGATTGGGGTGCAAAAAGGGCTGGATTTTGGTTTACATCCGTTAATTTGTGTCGCCTTAGGTGGCGTGACAGGCTGTTTTGGTGGGCTTATTCGGGATATTTTACGCAACGAAGTGCCGATTATTTTACAAAAAGAAGTGTATGTAACCGCAAGTCTTGTTGGCGGTATTATTTTTATTTTGTTCCGTGATGCCGGATTTGAAAGTAATTGGATTGATGTGGCAACGGTAACGACGGTAATTGCAATCCGAATGCTCACGATTAAATTTAATATGCATTTGCCGAAGATTTAG
- the rsxD gene encoding electron transport complex subunit RsxD codes for MLWVIGAMLPALIVQWYFFGYGVLIQAILAIGLAVVIEIAVAKLRGKATAFYLADLSGILTALILAMAIPPYAPYWVIVIGVIVALLLAKHVYGGLGQNLFNPAMIGYALLLVSFPVQMTAWLPPLALLNEPPTLADSFSLIFANVTTDGFSVHQLIQSVDGVSSATVLDGSKQAMNSIKDNVTLGIQLEKLFAEVLVGGWGQVNLAFLLGGLLLIYKRIIHWQIPMAMLGTFAVLSFTTDFVSETARWTAQAQLFSGAMMFGAFFIATDPVTASITPKGKLIFGALVGLLVYLIRYYGNYPDGVAFAVLLANICVPLIDHYTQPRLYGTKLGRKQ; via the coding sequence ATGCTGTGGGTGATTGGGGCGATGTTGCCTGCGTTGATTGTGCAGTGGTATTTTTTTGGTTATGGGGTGTTAATTCAGGCGATTTTGGCGATTGGCTTGGCGGTGGTGATTGAAATTGCCGTTGCAAAATTGCGTGGTAAAGCGACCGCTTTCTATCTGGCGGATCTGTCGGGAATTTTGACTGCGTTGATTTTGGCGATGGCCATTCCGCCTTATGCGCCTTATTGGGTGATTGTGATCGGCGTGATCGTGGCGTTGTTGCTGGCAAAGCACGTTTATGGCGGTTTGGGGCAGAATTTGTTTAACCCTGCGATGATTGGCTATGCGTTGTTGTTGGTTTCATTCCCTGTGCAGATGACGGCGTGGTTGCCACCGTTGGCGTTGTTGAACGAACCGCCAACGTTAGCGGATAGTTTTTCGCTGATTTTTGCGAATGTCACCACGGACGGTTTTAGTGTTCATCAACTTATTCAAAGTGTCGATGGCGTGTCGTCTGCCACAGTGTTAGACGGCTCAAAACAGGCGATGAATAGCATTAAAGATAATGTGACCTTAGGTATTCAGTTAGAGAAACTCTTTGCTGAGGTGTTGGTCGGTGGCTGGGGGCAAGTGAATTTAGCCTTTTTGCTTGGCGGTTTATTATTGATTTATAAGCGAATTATTCATTGGCAAATCCCTATGGCAATGTTAGGGACTTTTGCTGTATTGAGCTTTACGACAGATTTTGTGTCGGAAACGGCTCGCTGGACAGCTCAAGCTCAGTTATTTAGTGGGGCGATGATGTTCGGGGCGTTCTTTATTGCGACTGATCCTGTCACCGCTTCTATTACGCCAAAAGGTAAACTGATTTTCGGGGCGTTGGTCGGTTTGTTGGTTTATTTAATCCGTTATTATGGCAACTACCCTGACGGCGTGGCGTTTGCGGTCTTGTTGGCAAATATCTGTGTGCCGTTAATCGACCACTATACTCAACCCCGTTTATACGGTACAAAATTAGGACGGAAACAATGA
- the rsxG gene encoding electron transport complex subunit RsxG, with protein sequence MKTSVITTRYALILGAIALLCTAVSTGVYLLTKSRIDAVTAEQQRQLLVEVVPQVHFDNDLLATCKVVKLPEAPFLNKIYMAKKGSDLTAYAIQATAPDGYSGNIVLLMGIQPDGTVLGVRTLAHKETPGLGDKIETRIDDWIYSFTNRKFSLENEGEWAVKKDGGTFDQFTGATITPRAVVNNVRQSAKWVITQLKQKPEMVEGFVNCK encoded by the coding sequence ATGAAAACATCAGTGATTACCACACGTTACGCCCTGATTTTAGGGGCGATAGCCTTACTCTGTACGGCGGTTTCAACGGGCGTTTATCTGCTGACTAAAAGTCGAATTGATGCGGTGACGGCAGAACAGCAACGGCAATTATTGGTAGAAGTTGTGCCACAAGTGCATTTTGATAATGATTTATTGGCAACCTGCAAAGTGGTTAAACTTCCTGAAGCCCCGTTTTTAAATAAAATCTATATGGCAAAAAAAGGCTCGGATCTGACCGCTTATGCTATTCAAGCGACCGCTCCAGACGGCTATTCGGGCAATATTGTGTTGTTGATGGGTATTCAGCCTGACGGCACGGTATTAGGCGTGCGAACCCTTGCCCATAAGGAAACCCCTGGGCTGGGGGATAAGATCGAAACCCGAATTGACGATTGGATTTACAGCTTTACCAACCGCAAATTTAGCTTAGAGAATGAAGGCGAATGGGCGGTAAAAAAAGACGGCGGTACCTTCGATCAGTTTACCGGTGCGACCATTACGCCTAGAGCGGTGGTGAATAATGTTCGCCAAAGTGCAAAATGGGTGATTACTCAGTTAAAGCAAAAGCCAGAGATGGTGGAAGGTTTTGTGAATTGTAAATAA
- a CDS encoding electron transport complex subunit E gives MQETQIPITQIDETPKVVEPSVWKNLFTQGVWTNNSTLVQLLGLCPLLAVSNNVTNALGLGLATLLVLTITNTIISLFRKVIPHDIRISIYVMIIATAVTTIQLLMNAFAFPLYQSLGIFVPLIVTNCIVIGRAEAFASKNSVVHSAFDGFAMGLGMTLSLVVLGAIREIIGNGTLFDGLDLLLGSWAKSLRMDLLHLDSGLLLAILPPGAFIGLGLILAVKNIIDRKK, from the coding sequence ATGCAAGAAACCCAAATCCCTATTACCCAAATAGATGAAACACCAAAAGTGGTTGAGCCATCTGTTTGGAAAAATTTATTTACGCAAGGTGTGTGGACAAATAACTCGACTTTAGTTCAGCTGCTTGGATTGTGTCCGTTGTTGGCAGTGTCGAATAATGTCACAAATGCTTTGGGGTTAGGATTAGCGACCTTATTGGTTTTGACCATTACAAATACGATCATTTCCTTGTTCCGTAAGGTTATTCCGCACGATATTCGTATTTCGATTTATGTGATGATTATTGCGACGGCGGTGACGACTATTCAGTTGTTAATGAATGCCTTTGCCTTTCCTTTGTATCAATCCTTGGGGATTTTCGTGCCGTTGATTGTGACAAACTGTATCGTAATTGGGCGAGCGGAAGCCTTTGCGTCAAAAAATAGTGTCGTCCATTCAGCTTTTGACGGTTTTGCGATGGGGCTGGGGATGACGTTAAGCCTTGTGGTGCTTGGGGCGATACGAGAAATTATCGGTAACGGTACACTGTTTGACGGCTTGGATTTATTGCTAGGCAGTTGGGCAAAATCGTTAAGAATGGATCTGCTACATTTAGATTCAGGCTTGTTATTAGCTATTTTACCGCCAGGGGCGTTTATTGGCTTGGGTTTGATTTTGGCGGTGAAAAATATTATCGACCGTAAGAAATAG
- the lpxM gene encoding lauroyl-Kdo(2)-lipid IV(A) myristoyltransferase (LpxM is lauroyl-Kdo(2)-lipid IV(A) myristoyltransferase, an enzyme characterized in Escherichia coli and involved in biosynthesis of the form of lipid A found in that species and some closely related species.) — MSERETYRVGYQHQFQKAFLHPKYWGIWLGILGLVILAYVPFRWRDKLATWVGKIVAKKLKGKKQYHRADTNLRYCFPDWSEEKRSDVIEKMFITVAQTMLGIGEIALRSVEHLQKRSEFSGLDIVRDARANGKNVILLVPHTWSIDASGIMMHTHGMPMTSMYNPHHNPLVDWLWNRTRERFGGKMHTRQNGIKPFLADVRKGELGYFLPDEDYGEELSVYAPFFATEKATLPGLAKMARVANAVVIPMFPIYNAEKGVYQIEILPPLEFAGDKQQSARQMNEVMEYFIPKNPEQYVWILRILKTRRDGEDIYKR, encoded by the coding sequence ATGTCAGAGCGAGAAACATATAGAGTAGGTTATCAACATCAGTTCCAAAAAGCCTTTTTACACCCAAAGTATTGGGGAATTTGGTTAGGAATTTTAGGATTAGTGATTTTGGCTTATGTGCCATTTCGTTGGCGTGATAAGTTGGCGACTTGGGTTGGAAAAATCGTTGCCAAAAAACTGAAAGGGAAAAAGCAATATCATAGAGCGGATACTAATTTACGCTACTGTTTCCCTGATTGGTCGGAAGAAAAGCGGTCAGATGTGATTGAAAAAATGTTTATTACTGTGGCTCAAACGATGTTAGGCATTGGAGAAATTGCATTACGTTCTGTGGAGCATCTTCAAAAACGTAGCGAGTTTTCGGGCTTAGATATCGTTCGAGATGCAAGAGCAAATGGTAAAAATGTTATTTTGCTTGTGCCACATACATGGTCGATAGATGCGTCAGGGATTATGATGCATACGCATGGTATGCCAATGACCTCAATGTATAATCCACATCATAATCCTCTTGTCGATTGGCTTTGGAACCGTACTCGCGAACGTTTTGGCGGTAAAATGCATACTCGTCAAAATGGGATTAAACCGTTTTTAGCAGATGTCCGTAAAGGTGAATTAGGATATTTTTTACCTGATGAAGATTATGGTGAAGAATTAAGTGTCTATGCCCCTTTTTTTGCAACTGAAAAAGCGACATTACCAGGGTTAGCCAAAATGGCTCGTGTGGCAAATGCGGTGGTGATCCCAATGTTCCCGATTTACAACGCAGAAAAAGGCGTTTATCAAATTGAAATTCTGCCACCTCTTGAATTTGCGGGAGATAAGCAACAATCAGCACGACAGATGAATGAAGTAATGGAATATTTTATTCCTAAAAACCCAGAGCAATATGTCTGGATCTTGCGTATCTTGAAAACTCGCCGTGATGGTGAAGATATTTACAAGCGGTAG
- a CDS encoding class I SAM-dependent methyltransferase, whose amino-acid sequence MTDSIYDNPIFFERYLKLRENPISLNEVVEKPTMFSLLPDLNGKKVLDLGCGAGGHLLHYMALGAKQVVGLDLSQSMLEQAEKDFAKNGVDPTAYRFYCLPMEALSSIAESDFDLVTSSFAFHYIKDLSALLTQISAKLKPQGQLIFSQEHPIVTCFKEGERWEKINKQQVAYRLNYYRDEGERDRNWFQQSFKTYHRTTATILNTLIQGNFTIEQVEEPMLADQVEWHNEFKDLQHRPPLLFIKSVRK is encoded by the coding sequence ATGACGGATAGTATTTACGACAACCCGATTTTCTTTGAACGCTATCTTAAACTGCGTGAAAACCCGATAAGCCTAAATGAAGTGGTGGAAAAGCCCACGATGTTTTCGCTTTTGCCTGATCTGAACGGAAAAAAAGTGTTGGATTTAGGTTGTGGGGCCGGTGGGCATTTGTTGCATTATATGGCACTGGGGGCGAAACAAGTTGTAGGCTTAGATTTATCTCAATCTATGCTTGAACAAGCTGAAAAAGATTTTGCAAAAAACGGGGTTGATCCGACCGCTTACCGCTTTTATTGCTTGCCGATGGAAGCCTTATCCAGCATAGCAGAAAGCGATTTTGATCTGGTAACAAGCTCTTTTGCTTTTCATTACATAAAAGATTTATCCGCCTTATTAACGCAGATTTCTGCCAAATTGAAACCGCAAGGGCAACTGATCTTCTCGCAAGAACACCCGATTGTGACCTGTTTTAAAGAAGGTGAGCGTTGGGAAAAAATCAATAAACAACAAGTGGCGTACCGCTTAAATTATTACCGTGATGAAGGTGAGCGTGATCGTAATTGGTTTCAGCAATCCTTTAAAACTTACCACCGCACTACCGCCACGATTTTAAATACTCTTATTCAAGGCAATTTCACCATTGAACAAGTGGAAGAACCTATGCTTGCCGATCAAGTTGAATGGCACAATGAATTTAAAGATCTCCAACATCGTCCCCCATTACTGTTCATAAAATCAGTGAGAAAATAA
- a CDS encoding NAD(P)/FAD-dependent oxidoreductase: METIVIVGGGAGGLELATYLGNKLGKKKKANIILVDKNISHLWKPLLHEVATGSLDDGTDALSYRAHAKNHGFEFRQGTLTQVKAEEKTIILAPIFDEEGELLVAERSIIYDKLVLAIGSRSNDFNTPGVAEHCIFLDSSEQAKVFHKRMMELFLKFSNNNEKEVHIAVVGGGATGIELSAELYNAVKHLHSYGFGKLNNTSLKVTLIEAGNRLLPALSERISASAIKELRDLGVDVRTNTAVVEATAEGLVTKDGEKINADLMVWAAGVKAPEMTKTFGFETNRINQIAIKDTLQTLTDENVYVIGDCAFLLQADGKAVPPRAQAAHQMATVCGKNIVAQLENKPLKPFIFNDKGSLVSFSRFGTIGSLMGNLTKGSMFIEGKIARMAYLSLYRMHQVALHGCVKTGLIMLVGRINRFLRPTMKLH; the protein is encoded by the coding sequence ATGGAAACAATCGTTATTGTCGGTGGTGGTGCTGGTGGTTTAGAACTTGCCACTTATTTAGGCAACAAATTAGGTAAAAAGAAAAAGGCGAATATTATTTTAGTGGATAAAAATATTAGTCATTTATGGAAACCACTATTACATGAAGTAGCAACAGGCTCTTTAGATGATGGTACGGATGCTTTAAGTTATCGAGCTCATGCGAAAAATCATGGTTTTGAGTTTCGTCAAGGGACGCTAACTCAGGTTAAAGCAGAAGAAAAAACGATTATCTTAGCCCCAATTTTTGATGAAGAAGGGGAGTTATTAGTCGCTGAAAGATCCATTATTTATGATAAGTTGGTTCTTGCAATCGGAAGTCGCTCAAATGATTTTAATACGCCAGGTGTTGCAGAACATTGTATTTTCTTAGACAGTTCAGAGCAGGCAAAAGTATTCCATAAACGTATGATGGAATTATTTTTAAAATTCTCAAATAACAATGAAAAAGAAGTTCATATCGCTGTGGTCGGTGGTGGGGCAACAGGGATTGAGCTTTCAGCAGAACTTTATAATGCGGTGAAGCACCTTCATTCTTATGGGTTTGGTAAATTGAATAATACGAGTTTAAAAGTTACCTTAATTGAAGCTGGAAACCGTTTATTGCCTGCATTATCTGAGCGAATATCGGCTTCTGCAATTAAAGAATTACGCGATTTAGGCGTAGATGTTCGTACGAATACCGCTGTAGTTGAAGCGACAGCAGAAGGTTTAGTCACTAAAGATGGTGAAAAAATTAATGCGGATTTAATGGTTTGGGCAGCCGGTGTAAAAGCCCCTGAAATGACCAAAACATTTGGCTTTGAAACCAATCGTATTAACCAAATTGCAATTAAAGATACCTTACAAACATTAACTGATGAGAATGTCTATGTGATTGGTGACTGTGCATTTTTATTACAAGCCGATGGAAAAGCTGTTCCACCAAGAGCGCAAGCTGCACATCAAATGGCAACGGTTTGTGGTAAGAATATCGTGGCACAATTAGAAAATAAACCACTTAAGCCGTTTATCTTTAATGATAAAGGCTCATTAGTTTCATTCTCTCGTTTTGGTACTATTGGTAGTTTAATGGGGAATTTAACCAAAGGCTCAATGTTTATTGAAGGAAAGATCGCTCGTATGGCATATCTTTCACTTTATCGTATGCACCAAGTGGCTCTACACGGCTGTGTCAAAACAGGGTTGATTATGTTGGTGGGTAGAATTAATCGTTTCTTAAGACCAACGATGAAGTTGCATTAA
- the tsaD gene encoding tRNA (adenosine(37)-N6)-threonylcarbamoyltransferase complex transferase subunit TsaD has translation MKILGIETSCDETGVAIYDEAKGLVANQLYSQIEMHADYGGVVPELASRDHIRKTLPLIQEALKEANLTASDIDGVAYTAGPGLVGALLVGSTIARSLAYAWNVPALGVHHMEGHLLAPMLEENAPEFPFVALLVSGGHTQLVDVKNVGEYELLGESIDDAAGEAFDKTAKLLGLDYPGGAALAKLAESGTPNRFIFPRPMTDRPGLDFSFSGLKTFAANTINANLNKKGELDQQTRCDIAYAFQQAVIETLIIKCRRALQQTGYKRLVIAGGVSANKQLRHDLAELMKQIGGEVFYPRPQFCTDNGAMIAYAGFLRLKNGEQTDLSVSVKPRWPMVELTAVSSK, from the coding sequence ATGAAAATTCTCGGTATTGAAACTTCTTGCGATGAAACGGGTGTAGCAATTTATGATGAAGCCAAGGGATTAGTCGCAAACCAACTTTACAGCCAAATTGAAATGCACGCTGATTACGGTGGTGTTGTGCCAGAGCTGGCTTCTCGTGATCATATCCGTAAAACATTGCCACTTATTCAAGAAGCATTAAAAGAAGCTAATCTCACCGCTTCGGATATTGATGGCGTTGCTTATACGGCAGGCCCTGGACTTGTTGGGGCGTTATTGGTCGGCTCAACCATTGCACGATCTTTAGCTTATGCGTGGAATGTGCCAGCTTTAGGGGTTCACCATATGGAAGGGCATTTGCTCGCACCAATGTTAGAAGAAAACGCTCCTGAATTTCCTTTTGTCGCCTTACTGGTTTCGGGGGGACACACCCAGCTAGTCGATGTAAAAAATGTGGGCGAATATGAATTGTTAGGCGAATCTATTGATGATGCCGCAGGGGAAGCCTTTGATAAAACGGCGAAACTGCTTGGTTTAGATTACCCTGGAGGGGCTGCGTTAGCTAAACTCGCTGAAAGTGGTACGCCAAATCGTTTTATCTTTCCACGTCCAATGACAGACCGCCCAGGCTTAGATTTCAGCTTTTCGGGCTTGAAAACCTTTGCGGCAAATACGATTAATGCGAATTTGAATAAGAAAGGCGAATTAGATCAACAGACCCGTTGCGATATTGCCTATGCGTTCCAACAAGCAGTGATTGAAACATTGATTATCAAATGCCGTAGAGCGTTACAACAAACGGGCTATAAACGTTTAGTGATCGCAGGTGGTGTGAGTGCAAATAAACAACTTCGTCACGATTTAGCTGAATTAATGAAGCAAATCGGCGGTGAAGTCTTTTACCCCCGTCCACAATTTTGTACCGATAATGGTGCAATGATTGCCTATGCAGGTTTCTTACGTTTGAAAAATGGCGAACAGACGGATTTATCCGTGAGCGTGAAACCACGTTGGCCGATGGTGGAACTGACTGCAGTTTCTTCTAAATAA
- the infC gene encoding translation initiation factor IF-3: protein MKEVRLTDQDGEQLGIVSIQEALAKAEEAELDLVEISPNAEPPVCRIMNYGKFIYEKEKAAKEQKKKQKVVQVKEIKFRPGTDEGDYQVKLRSLIRFLEDGDKAKITVRFRGREMAHQEIGMDVLERVKNDLAEIAVVESAPGKLEGRQVVMVLAPKKK from the coding sequence GTGAAAGAAGTTCGCTTAACTGATCAAGATGGTGAACAGCTTGGTATCGTATCAATTCAAGAAGCATTAGCGAAAGCTGAAGAAGCTGAGTTAGACTTAGTTGAAATTAGCCCGAATGCTGAACCTCCGGTTTGCCGTATTATGAACTACGGTAAGTTCATCTACGAAAAAGAGAAAGCTGCAAAAGAGCAGAAGAAAAAGCAGAAAGTTGTACAAGTGAAGGAAATTAAATTCCGTCCAGGTACAGACGAAGGCGACTATCAGGTAAAACTACGCAGCCTGATTCGCTTTTTGGAAGATGGCGACAAAGCCAAAATCACAGTTCGTTTCCGCGGACGTGAAATGGCTCACCAAGAAATTGGTATGGATGTGCTAGAGCGTGTTAAAAACGATTTAGCGGAAATTGCCGTAGTAGAGTCTGCCCCAGGCAAACTCGAAGGTCGCCAAGTTGTAATGGTTCTAGCTCCTAAAAAGAAATAG
- the rpmI gene encoding 50S ribosomal protein L35 codes for MPKIKTVRGAAKRFKKTASGGFKRKQSHLRHILTKKTTKRKRHLRHKSMVAKADQVLVVACLPYA; via the coding sequence ATGCCTAAAATTAAAACAGTACGTGGTGCTGCGAAGCGTTTCAAAAAAACAGCTTCTGGCGGTTTCAAACGTAAACAATCTCACTTACGTCACATTTTGACTAAGAAAACAACTAAACGTAAACGTCACTTACGTCACAAATCAATGGTAGCGAAAGCAGACCAAGTTTTAGTAGTAGCGTGCTTACCATACGCATAA
- the rplT gene encoding 50S ribosomal protein L20 has protein sequence MARVKRGVIARARHKKVLKAAKGYYGARSRVYRVAFQAVVKAAQYAYRDRRQRKRQFRQLWIARINAAARQNGLSYSKFINGLKKASVEIDRKILADIAVFDKVAFAALVAKAKSAL, from the coding sequence ATGGCTCGTGTAAAACGTGGTGTTATTGCAAGAGCACGCCATAAGAAAGTTCTTAAGGCTGCTAAAGGTTATTATGGTGCACGTTCACGCGTGTATCGCGTTGCTTTCCAAGCAGTAGTTAAAGCTGCACAATATGCTTACCGTGACCGTCGTCAGCGTAAACGTCAATTCCGTCAATTATGGATTGCTCGTATCAACGCGGCAGCTCGTCAAAACGGTTTATCATACAGCAAATTCATCAACGGCTTGAAAAAAGCATCTGTTGAAATCGATCGTAAGATCCTTGCTGATATCGCAGTATTTGACAAAGTGGCTTTCGCAGCATTAGTTGCTAAAGCAAAATCTGCTCTTTAA